One window from the genome of Malus domestica chromosome 01, GDT2T_hap1 encodes:
- the LOC103405393 gene encoding ATP-dependent helicase BRM, translated as MQSGGGGGGGPGRGVGPAGRAGSTSSAASPSSSSSAVSTPRLGFDSVQHQQHQQQQQQQQQQQLGSRQPLHQQQFLRKPEGNEALRAYQVAGMQGVLGGGNFVSSSGSSQMPQQSRKFIDLAQQHGSQDGQSRSQGVDQQGLNPVHQVYPQYAFQAAQQKSGLTMQPQQQAKMGSLGPPSGKDQDMRLGNMKMQELMSNPGSSQAQASSSKNLMEHFTRGEKQMDQGQPPVSDRRSDSKPSAQPSGMSQFMPGNMLRPMLAPQSQPSAQTMPNNQIAFAAQLQAFALEHNIDLSQPGNANLMSQLIPLLQSRIATQQKANESNMGAQSSPVPVSKQQVTSPLVVRESSPHANTSSDVSGQSTSAKAKQTVAPFVSGSNNSIFNNSSSIPMQQFSVHGRENQMPPKQSNTIGNGMTSTHPTQSANTSQGVDHSSHVKSSQNNPETLQMPYHRQVSGSSPQAVVPNDGGSGNKNQSQGGLATRMGQQHHGFTKQQLHVLKAQILAFRRLKKGEGTLPQELLRAIAPPPLELQLQQQLLPGGGNIQDKSSGKVLEDHVRHMESNEKDSQAVASKNAQNITKEEAFTGEEKATVSTIQVQGKPAVVKEPSPLVSSGKEEQHSTLSSVKSDHEVERGIQKASVRSEIPVDRGKSVASQVTVSDAMQVKKPAQSSTVPQPKDVSSARKYHGPLFDFPFFTRKYDSIGSGVMVNNNNNNNNLALAYDVKDLLFEEGVEVLNKKRTENIKKIGGLLAVNLERKRIRPDLVLRLQIEEKKLRLFDLQARLRDEIDQHQQEIMAMPDRPYRKFVRLCERQRMELSRQVQVSQKAMREKQLKSIFQWRKKLLEAHWAIRDARTARNRGVAKYHERMLREFSKRKDDDRNRRMEALKNNDVERYREMLLEQQTSIPGDAAERYAVLSSFLSQTEEYLHKLGSKITAAKSQQEVEEAANAAAAAARLQGLSEEEVRAAAACAGEEVMIRNRFIEMNAPRDGSSVNKYYSLAHAVNERVVRQPSMLRTGNLRDYQLVGLQWMLSLYNNKLNGILADEMGLGKTVQVMALIAYLMEFKGNYGPHLIIVPNAVLVNWKSELHTWLPSVSCIYYVGGKDQRAKLFSQEVCALKFNVLVTTYEFIMYDRSKLSKIDWKYIIIDEAQRMKDRESVLARDLDRYRCQRRLLLTGTPLQNDLKELWSLLNLLLPEVFDNRKAFHDWFSKPFQKEAPTPNAEDDWLETEKKVIIIHRLHQILEPFMLRRRVEDVEGALPPKISIVLRCKMSAIQSAVYDWIKSTGTIRVDPEEEKLRVQKNPQYQPKVYKTLNNRCMELRKTCNHPLLNYPFFNDFSKDFLVRSCGKLWILDRILVKLQRTGHRVLLFSTMTKLLDILEEYLQWRHLIYRRIDGTTSLEDRESAIVDFNRPGSDCFIFLLSIRAAGRGLNLQSADTVVIYDPDPNPKNEEQAVARAHRIGQKREVKVIYLEAVVDKMASHLKEDELRSGGTVDSEDDLAGKDRYIGSIESLIRSNIQQYKIDMADEVINAGRFDQRTTHEERRMTLETLLHDEERYQETLHDVPSLQEVNRMIARSEEEVELFDQMDEELDWIEEMTRYNQLPKWLRTSTKEVNAVIASLSKKPSKTTLLGGNIGLESTEMGSDSSPKTERKRGRPKKIHPSYKELDDDDCEYFETSSDERNGYSLHEEEGEVEEDDDYSGAVEATPIIKEQVEEDVPECDGGYEYPQDSERVRNNQILEEAGSSGSSSDSRRVMQTVSPVSSQKFGSLSALDGRPGSASKRMQDDVEEGEIVVSGDSHMDQLDHQQSGSSNHDRDEGEDEQVLQPKIKRKRSLRVRPRHTIERPEEKSGSETPSLQRGDSSLLPFHVDHKSQAQSRADSEIKIYGEPHAVKHDQSDSSSKTKRILPRRGSNMSKVHVKSGRSNGMPDPVEDAAEPHRENWEGKVGNISGTSVYGTKMSEIVQRKCKNVISKFQRRIDKEGPQIVPLLTDLWKRFENSSYASGSGNNLLDLRKIDQRIERLEYNGVMELVSDVQSMLKNGMQFYGFNYEVRTEARKVHDLFFDILKIAFAETDFREARSALSFTSPVLTSNAPSPRAVTVGPSKRHRLINDVEPDPVHQQKPQQRAPIFNSEDTRVRSHMPQKESRLGSGSGNSRDYYQQDDSPPPAHPGDLVICKKKRKDREKSVVKTRTGSAGPVSPPSVGRGIRSPGPNSVAKQTPHPQGWANQSGQPTNKGGGSVGWANPVKRLRTDSGKRRPSHL; from the exons CCATTACACCAACAACAATTTTTAAGAAAACCTGAAGGGAATGAAGCACTTCGAGCATATCAAGTTGCTGGTATGCAAGGAGTTTTGGGTGGGGGCAATTTTGTTTCATCTTCCGGCTCCAGTCAAATGCCTCAACAATCTAGGAAGTTCATTGATTTGGCTCAACAACATGGCTCCCAGGATGGACAGAGCCGGAGTCAAGGTGTTGACCAGCAAGGATTAAATCCGGTTCATCAAGTTTATCCTCAGTATGCTTTTCAGGCAGCCCAGCAGAAGTCAGGTTTGACAATGCAACCTCAGCAGCAAGCAAAAATGGGATCATTGGGGCCACCATCTGGAAAGGATCAGGACATGCGATTGGGAAATATGAAAATGCAGGAACTCATGTCTAATCCGGGATCTAGTCAGGCACAAGCATCATCGTCTAAGAATTTGATGGAACATTTTACTCGTGGAGAAAAGCAGATGGACCAAGGACAGCCACCAGTCTCTGACCGAAGGAGTGACTCGAAGCCTTCAGCCCAGCCATCAGGAATGAGTCAATTCATGCCCGGAAACATGTTAAGGCCAATGCTGGCACCACAGTCTCAGCCAAGTGCCCAAACCATGCCGAATAACCAGATTGCATTCGCTGCTCAGTTGCAAGCATTTGCACTTGAGCACAACATTGATCTTTCACAGCCTGGAAATGCCAACTTAATGTCACAGCTCATTCCGCTGTTGCAGTCGAGGATTGCTACTCAACAGAAAGCAAATGAAAGCAACATGGGTGCACAATCCTCACCTGTTCCCGTGTCCAAGCAGCAGGTTACTTCTCCTCTAGTAGTGCGTGAGAGTTCTCCTCATGCTAATACATCAAGTGATGTATCTGGGCAATCTACctctgcaaaagcaaagcagacaGTTGCCCCTTTTGTTTCAGGTTCAAATAATAGCATCTTTAACAATAGTAGCAGCATTCCTATGCAGCAGTTTTCTGTTCATGGCAGAGAAAACCAGATGCCACCTAAGCAGTCAAATACTATTGGAAATGGAATGACTTCTACCCATCCCACACAGTCTGCAAACACAAGCCAGGGTGTGGATCACTCTTCCCATGTAAAAAGTTCACAAAACAATCCAGAAACATTGCAGATGCCATACCATCgacaggtgagtgggtcttctCCACAAGCTGTGGTTCCTAATGATGGGGGTTCTGGCAACAAGAACCAGTCACAAGGTGGACTTGCTACCCGGATGGGACAGCAACACCATGGGTTCACTAAACAGCAGCTGCATGTTCTTAAAGCGCAAATACTAGCATTTAGGCGACTCAAG AAAGGTGAAGGCACACTCCCCCAAGAACTTCTACGGGCTATTGCTCCACCACCTCTTGAGCTGCAGCTACAGCAGCAATTGCTTCCTGGAGGAGGAAACATTCAGGATAAATCTTCTGGGAAAGTTTTAGAAGATCATGTGCGTCATATGGAGTCCAATGAGAAAGATTCACAGGCTGTGGCATCAAAGAATGCACAGAACATTACAAAAGAGGAAGCTTTTACCGGAGAAGAGAAAGCAACTGTATCAACCATTCAGGTGCAAGGAAAGCCTGCTGTGGTGAAGGAACCTTCTCCCTTGGTGTCTTCTGGAAAAGAAGAGCAACATTCTACATTATCTTCTGTAAAGTCAGACCATGAAGTTGAACGTGGTATTCAAAAAGCTTCTGTTAGAAGTGAGATTCCAGTTGATAGGGGAAAGTCCGTTGCATCACAGGTCACTGTATCCGATGCCATGCAAGTAAAAAAGCCTGCACAATCAAGCACTGTACCGCAGCCAAAAGATGTTAGCTCTGCTAGAAAGTATCATGGACCTCTGTTTGATTTCCCCTTTTTCACTAGGAAATATGACTCTATTGGTTCAGGGGTGATGGTAaataataacaacaacaataataatcTAGCATTGGCATATGATGTCAAAGATCTTCTTTTTGAGGAAGGTGTGGAAGTTCTTAACAAGAAGAGGACAGAAAATATCAAGAAGATTGGTGGGCTTTTGGCAGTAAATTTGGAAAGGAAACGGATTAGGCCCGATCTTGTCTTGCggttgcaaattgaagaaaagaaGCTTCGACTTTTTGATTTACAGGCACGCTTAAGAGATGAAATTGATCAACATCAGCAGGAGATAATGGCAATGCCTGACAGGCCTTATCGGAAGTTTGTTCGGCTTTGCGAACGTCAGCGGATGGAGCTGTCTAGGCAAGTGCAGGTCTCCCAGAAAGCCATGAGAGAGAAGCAACTGAAATCTATTTTCCAGTGGCGTAAGAAGCTTCTAGAAGCTCACTGGGCCATTCGTGATGCGCGGACTGCACGTAACAGGGGAGTTGCCAAATATCATGAGAGGATGCTGAGGGAGTTTTCGAAAAGAAAGGATGATGATAGGAATAGAAGGATGGAAGCACTGAAGAATAATGATGTTGAAAGGTACAGGGAAATGTTGCTGGAACAGCAGACTAGTATCCCAGGGGATGCAGCAGAGAGATATGCTGTTTTATCATCTTTCTTGAGTCAGACTGAGGAATATCTTCATAAGCTTGGAAGTAAAATAACAGCAGCTAAGAGTCAGCAAGAAGTGGAAGAGGCAGCAAATGCTGCTGCAGCTGCTGCACGTTTACAG GGTCTCTCAGAGGAAGAAGTTAGGGCGGCAGCGGCTTGTGCTGGAGAGGAAGTAATGATTAGAAATCGATTTATTGAAATGAATGCACCTAGAGACGGTTCATCTGTTAACAA GTATTATAGTCTTGCACATGCTGTGAACGAGAGGGTCGTAAGGCAACCCTCAATGTTACGGACTGGAAACTTAAGAGATTATCAACTT GTTGGGTTGCAATGGATGCTTTCTCTGTATAACAACAAATTAAATGGAATATTAGCAGATGAAATGGGTCTTGGGAAAACAGTGCAG GTAATGGCATTGATTGCATATTTAATGGAGTTCAAAGGGAACTATGGGCCGCATCTCATAATTGTTCCAAATGCTGTCTTGGTAAATTGGAAG AGTGAGTTGCATACTTGGCTTCCATCTGTGTCCTGCATTTATTATGTTGGTGGGAAAGATCAACGGGCAAAATTGTTTTCCCAA GAGGTTTGTGCCTTGAAGTTTAATGTCCTCGTGACAACTTATGAGTTCATCATGTACGATCGGTCCAAACTCTCCAAAATTGATTGGAAGTATATAATAATTGATGAAGCACAAAGGATGAAAGACAGGGAATCGGTTCTAGCACGTGATCTTGATAGGTATCGTTGCCAAAGACGCTTGCTCTTGACAGGAACACCATTACAG AATGATTTAAAGGAACTCTGGTCACTTTTAAATCTGCTTCTTCCAGAAGTATTTGATAATCGGAAAGCATTTCATGATTGGTTTTCAAAACCCTTTCAAAAGGAAGCCCCTACACCAAATGCAGAAGATGACTGGCTTGAAACTGAAAAAAAGGTTATCATCATTCACCGACTTCATCAAATTTTAGAGCCTTTTATGCTTAGGCGGCGTGTTGAAGACGTGGAAGGTGCACTCCCGCCTAAG ATCTCCATTGTTTTAAGGTGTAAAATGTCGGCTATTCAAAGTGCTGTATATGACTGGATCAAATCAACAGGCACTATTCGAGTAGATCCTGAAGAAGAGAAGCTAAGGGTTCAAAAAAATCCACAATACCAGCCCAAAGTGTACAAAACATTAAATAATAGATGTATGGAACTGCGAAAAACTTGCAATCATCCGTTGCTCAATTACCCATTCTTCAATGATTTTTCCAAGGATTTCCTTGTAAGATCTTGTGGGAAATTATGGATCCTGGACAGGATCCTTGTTAAACTTCAGAGAACAGGGCATCGAGTACTTCTTTTCAGCACCATGACAAAACTCCTTGATATTTTGGAAGAATACTTGCAGTGGCGTCATCTTATCTACAGAAGAATTGATGGAACAACCAGTTTAGAAGACCGTGAGTCAGCTATAGTGGATTTTAACAGACCTGGTTCAGACTGCTTTATCTTCTTACTTAGTATTCGTGCTGCCGGACGGGGTCTTAATCTCCAGTCTGCTGATACGGTTGTCATATATGATCCTGATCCAAACCCTAAAAATGAAGAGCAGGCTGTTGCTAGAGCCCATCGCATTGGACAGAAGAGAGAAGTCAAGGTCATCTATCTGGAAGCAGTTGTTGACAAAATGGCTAGCCATCTGAAAGAGGATGAACTACGAAGTGGAGGTACAGTTGATTCAGAGGATGACCTTGCTGGTAAGGATCGGTATATCGGATCAATTGAGAGCCTCATAAGAAGCAACATTCAACAATACAAGATTGACATGGCTGATGAGGTTATCAATGCTGGGCGTTTTGACCAGAGAACAACTCATGAAGAGAGACGTATGACTTTGGAAACCTTACTGCATGATGAAGAGAGGTACCAAGAAACTCTTCATGATGTTCCCTCATTGCAGGAGGTTAATCGCATGATTGCTAGAAGTGAGGAAGAAGTTGAATTGTTTGATCAGATGGACGAAGAACTTGACTGGATTGAAGAAATGACAAGGTACAACCAGCTCCCCAAATGGCTTCGAACCAGTACAAAAGAAGTAAATGCTGTGATTGCTAGTTTATCAAAAAAACCATCGAAGACCACTTTGTTGGGTGGTAATATTGGTTTGGAGTCCACTGAAATGGGCTCTGATTCATCTCCGAAAACTGAAAGAAAGAGGGGGCGGCCCAAGAAAATTCATCCTAGCTACAAGGAGTTAGATGATGACGATTGCGAATACTTTGAAACAAGTTCTGACGAGAGAAATGGATATTCTTTGCATGAAGAAGAGGGAGAAGTTGAAGAGGATGATGACTATAGTGGTGCTGTTGAGGCAACACCAATTATTAAGGAACAAGTGGAAGAGGATGTCCCTGAATGTGATGGTGGATATGAATATCCCCAGGATTCAGAAAGAGTTAGAAATAACCAGATACTAGAAGAAGCTGGTTCCTCAGGATCATCCTCAGACAGTCGGAGAGTGATGCAGACAGTGTCTCCTGTTTCTTCTCAGAAATTTGGTTCCCTCTCTGCCTTAGATGGTAGGCCAGGATCTGCTTCAAAGAGGATG CAAGATGATGTAGAGGAAGGTGAGATTGTTGTTTCTGGCGATTCTCACATGGACCAATTGGACCACCAACAATCTGGAAGTTCTAATCATGACCGTGATGAAGGTGAAGACGAACAGGTTTTGCAACCCAAGATCAAGAGGAAGCGTAGTCTTAGGGTTCGCCCTCGTCATACCATCGAGAGGCCAGAGGAGAAGTCTGGTAGTGAGACACCATCTCTTCAACGGGGAGATTCATCTCTGTTGCCATTTCATGTGGACCATAAATCTCAAGCACAGTCAAGGGCTGATTCTGAAATCAAAATATACGGAGAGCCCCATGCTGTAAAGCATGACCAAAGTGATTCATCCTCAAAAACTAAGCGAATTTTGCCTAGGAGAGGCTCTAACATGTCCAAAGTGCATGTTAAATCTGGCAGATCAAATGGCATGCCTGATCCTGTGGAAGATGCTGCTGAACCCCACAGAGAAAATTGGGAGGGAAAAGTTGGGAATATAAGTGGAACTTCAGTTTATGGCACAAAAATGTCTGAGATTGTCCAGAGAAAG TGCAAGAATGTAATTAGCAAGTTCCAAAGGAGAATAGACAAGGAAGGTCCTCAGATAGTACCTTTACTGACAGATTTGTGGAAGCGCTTTGAAAATTCTAGTTACGCAAGTGGATCTGGAAATAATCTCTTGGATTTACGAAAGATTGATCAGCGGATAGAGAGGTTGGAGTATAATGGAGTAATGGAGCTTGTGTCTGATGTGCAGTCTATGTTGAAAAATGGAATGCAATTTTATGGGTTTAACTATGAG GTAAGAACCGAAGCCAGGAAAGTACATGATCTATTCTTTGATATCTTGAAAATAGCTTTTGCGGAGACTGATTTTCGAGAAGCCAGAAGTGCACTCTCATTCACTAGCCCAGTTTTGACCAGCAATGCTCCATCCCCTAGAGCGGTGACTGTTGGCCCAAGCAAGAGGCACAGACTGATAAATGATGTGGAACCTGACCCAGTCCATCAACAGAAGCCACAACAACGTGCACCAATTTTCAATAGCGAAGACACAAGGGTGCGAAGCCATATGCCCCAGAAGGAATCAAGACTCGGGAGTGGAAGTGGTAACAGTCGAGACTACTATCAGCAGGATGATTCTCCACCGCCTGCTCATCCAGGGGATCTGGttatctgcaagaagaagagaaaagacagggagaagTCCGTGGTGAAGACTAGGACTGGATCTGCTGGCCCTGTTTCACCCCCAAGCGTGGGTCGCGGTATTAGAAGTCCAGGTCCAAATTCAGTTGCAAAACAAACTCCCCATCCGCAAGGGTGGGCGAACCAGTCTGGTCAGCCGACGAACAAGGGTGGAGGGTCGGTTGGTTGGGCAAATCCCGTGAAGAGGCTAAGGACAGATTCTGGAAAGAGACGCCCAAGCCATTTATGA
- the LOC103405486 gene encoding ubiquitin-conjugating enzyme E2-23 kDa-like, whose product MSSPSKRREMDLMKLMMSDYKVEMINDGMHEFYVDFHGPTDSIYQGGVWRIRVELPDAYPYKSPSIGFVNKIYHPNVDEMSGSVCLDVINQTWSPMFDLVNVFEVFLPQLLLYPNPSDPLNGEAAALMMRDRPAYEQRVKEFCLKYAKPEDIGAAPEEESSDEEMSDAESDSCDDQVAGQADP is encoded by the exons ATGTCTTCCCCAAGCAAACGCAGAGAGATGGACTTGATGAAACT GATGATGAGTGATTACAAGGTGGAAATGATCAATGATGGAATGCATGAATTCTATGTGGATTTCCATGGACCCACTGACA GTATTTATCAGGGAGGTGTGTGGAGGATAAGAGTTGAGCTACCAGATGCTTATCCCTATAAATCTCCCTCAATAGGCTTTGTCAATAAGATCTACCACCCAAATGTTGATGAGAT GTCGGGCTCAGTTTGTTTAGATGTTATCAATCAGACGTGGAGCCCCATGTTTG ATCTGGTAAACGTATTTGAAGTGTTCTTGCCACAGCTTCTGCTGTATCCCAATCCGTCTGACCCTTTAAACGGAGAGGCTGCAGCTTTGATGATGCGTGACCGACCTGCTTATGAACAAAGAGTTAAAG AATTCTGTCTGAAGTATGCCAAGCCTGAGGATATAGGAGCTGCCCCGGAAGAAGAATCAAGTGACGAGGAAATGAGTGATGCTGAATCTGATTCTTGTGATGATCAAGTGGCAGGTCAAGCCGATCCATAG